The genomic region CGCCGAGGTGTCGTCGAAGGTGAACACCGCGGCCGACAGCTGCGGGGTGAAGCCGAGGAAACCGGCCGACTTGTGCTCCTGGGTGGTGCCGGTCTTGCCGGCCATCGGCCGGTCCCACTTCACCAGCTTGGCCGCCGTGGTCGCGGTGCCGCCCAGGGTGTCCTTGCTCAGCGCCACCGTCATCGCGTTCGCCAGCCCCGGCTGCACCGCCTGCTCGCACTTCTGCTCCTGCACCGGAACCGGCTGGTCCTTGCGGTCCAGCACCGCCTCGACCGGGCTGGGCGGACACCACATGCCCTCACTGGCCAGGGTCGCGCCGACGTTGGCCAGCTCCAGCGTGCTGGTCGGCGTGGGGCCGAGGGTGAACGAGCCGAAGTTCTGCTCGGCGAAGAACCGGCCGATCGGGCGCTTCTTCCGGTCCTCCGTCGCGGTCATGGTGCCCAGCGTGCGCAGGCCGAGTCGCTGCGCCATGTCCACCGCGGCCTTCACCCCGACGCGCTCCAGCAGGTGCACGAAGGTGGTGTTCGGCGACTTCGCCAGCGCGTCCTGCAGGCTCATCCGGGGCGGGTAGTTGCTGTTCTCGGCGTTCTGCACGCAGTACTTGCGCAGGCCCATCGCGCCCTGCGGGCAGCTGGCCCCGCCGCCGAGGAAGACGTTGGAGACGTAGGTGCCGGGCACCGGCACCGACTCGTTCAGCGTGCCGCCCTGTTCCAGCAGCGCGGCCGCGGTGAAGATCTTGTAGATCGACCCGGCGCCGTGGTTCTGCGGCGCGTACGGCAGGCCGAGGGTGGTCTGGTGGGCCTTGCGGTTCAGGCCGTAGGTGCGGTTCGCGGTCAGCGCGACCACGCGGTGTTTGTCCTTGCCGGGCTTGATGATGGCCATCGCGTTGGCCACGTTCGGGGTCTGCGGCGGGACTTCCTTGTCCACCGAGGCCTTGGCCTTGGCCAGCGCGTTCCGGTCCAGGGTGGTCTTGATCGTGTAGCCGCCGCGGCGCAGGTCATCCCGCTGGAAGCCGGAGTTTTCCAGGTACTTCAACGCGTAGTCGCAGAAGTAGCCGGGGTCGCCGACCCCGACGCAGCCGTTGGGCGGCCGCGCGGGTGTGGGCGAGAGGTCGAGGTTGGTCTTCTTCTCTGCCTCGCCGACATCGGCCGGGAGGCGGCCCTGGCGCACCATCTCGTCGATGACCACGTTGCGCCGCTCCAGCGCCCGCTCCGGGTGCCGGTAGGGGTTGAGCGCGCTCGGCTCGTTGACGATCCCGGCCAGCAACGCGGCCTGGGCGACGGTCAGCTTGTCCTGGGTGGTGTCGAAGTAGGCGCGCGCCGCGGCCTGGATGCCGAAGGAGTTCTGCCCGAACGGCACGGTGTTGAGGTAGCGGGTCAGGATCTCGTCCTTGCTCAGGGTTTGTTCGAGCTGCAGCGCGATCCGCAGCTCGCGGATCTTGCGCGCCATCGACTGCTCCTGCGCCCTGGTGCGTTCCACCGGGGTCTTGGCCGAGATGTGCGTGAGGTGGTTCTTCACGTACTGCTGGGTCAGGGTCGAGCCGCCCTGCGAGATCCGCCCGGCGACCGCGTTCGAGATGGCGGCTCGCCCCAGCGCCACCGGATCCACGCCTTCGTGGTCGTAGAACCGGTGGTCCTCGATCGCCACCATCGCCGACTTCACCGTGTTGGAGATCTCGTGCGCCGGAACCGGCACCCGGTACTGGTCGTAGATGTGGGCGAACGGCTTCCCGTCGGTGTCCAGCAGCGCGGTCATCTGCGGCACCTCGTCGGCGATCAGCTCCGCCGCGGTCCGATTCACATCATCGCTGGCCAGCACTGCCACCGCGCCCGCGCCCCCGGCGAGCGGGAACAACACGCCCGCGGCCAGCATCCCGGCCAGCGCGCACAGTCCAACCAGCTTCAACACCCCGCCCGTGACCCGCCGCGACCGGGGCGGCCCCGGATCGGCCTCGTCCAGCAGGGTGTCGAACGGTGTGCCCGTGGATCCCGTCATCGCGATCAACCCGCCGTTCGGAGTGCCCAGGTATCTCCCATGGTGGTAGCCCGAGTACCGCACAGGCAACCAACTCGATCAGGTGGCGTGTCGCCTACCGCCTGTTGCGGACCGCGTTTCCCGCGGGCGTGGCCTGGGTGCGGACGTGCCAGAGGGTGCCGGGGCGAGCCGAGGCCAGACGGAGCCAGGCGACGTCAGTCGGGGCTGCGGGCGAGGTGCGTCGAGGCGACGTGCGAGCGTGCCGGGGCCGAGCGGATCGCGGAGCCGGTGGGCTGTTGCGATGCCCACGGGCTGGGGCGCTGCCCAGGCCGATGCGCGTCGGCACCACTCGAGCCACGCCGACAGCGGCGACGCGACGTCGGCGGCGACACGGTGACGGCGGCGACACGGCGATGGCGATGCGTCGGCGGTGAGGTGCCGTAGCCAGCGGCGGGTCCGCGGTCCGCCGCGCGACCACCCACCTCGGAGCCGACGACCGGGCCGTTGAGCTAGCGCTGGGCCGACGCGTTGTGGCTGTAGCGCCGGGCCTGGGACAGTCGGAGCCCCGAGCCTCGGACAGCCGGGCTCAGCTGTACCTGGGCTGTGTCCGGCCCGCGTCTTCCCCGCCCCCGCCCTCCGCTTCCTCTGCGGAACGCTTTTCGGGCCGAAAAGGTTGCTTTCCGTCTTGATCTTCGCGTCGGCTGGGCCAGCGAATGCCGGTTGAGCCGATCTCAGTCTACCGCGCCGCGAGCGACCGACTCAGCTGCCCCGCCAGCCCCCGTACCCCGGCGGCAGCCTTCTGAACAGCGAAAACAGTCCGTCGAGCACAGCACAAGCGCGGCCGGGGCATCGCAGCTATCCACAGGCTCAGTCGAAAAAGTCGAGGACCCCGTCACCCGGACGGGGTCCTCGTTCACACTCCATTCGAGTGAGCGGCCGAAGTCAGGGCGCCATGGAGAACCAGTTGAACGTCTCCACCATCTGCCGGGTCGTGCCCACGTAACGCGGTCCGGTCAGCTCCCACCGGTTCACCGTCCGGTAGGTGCCGGGCTTGAGGCTCTCGTCCTCGGCGGTCTCCGGGTTGTCGTCCACCGGCAGGTACTCGTTGATCACCCGGCGGGTCAGTGTCACGTCCAGCGACTCGTACGCCGACTGGGTCTTCAGGTAGTCGCCGTCGCCGTGGTCCCAGGCGCGGCCCGGGTCGGCCAGCTTGAGCTGCACCGTGTTGCCGCCGAAGGAGCCCTTGGCCGCGACCACGGTGACGATGTGGCCGCCGTTGCGCTCCAGGCTGCCGGTCTGGGGGCCTTCCTGGTAGCGGCCGTAGACCAGTTGGACGGGGCCCTCGTTCAGCTTCTTGGCCAGGTCGCCGGAGAAGTCGGCGCTGGTGTGGCTGCTGGTGTTGCCGGAGGTGGTGGTCCAGCCGGCGTCGCGGGCCTTCTTGGTGGCGATGGTGAAGGCGTTGCGCAGGTTGCCCATGCTGGTGCCGCCGTCGTACTTGGCGTCCACGCCGATGCGCCCGATCGAGTTGGTGATGACGTTGTAGTCGGCCTGGTCCTTGGGGTTGAGGTTGCGCAGGTCGG from Crossiella sp. CA-258035 harbors:
- a CDS encoding transglycosylase domain-containing protein; protein product: MTGSTGTPFDTLLDEADPGPPRSRRVTGGVLKLVGLCALAGMLAAGVLFPLAGGAGAVAVLASDDVNRTAAELIADEVPQMTALLDTDGKPFAHIYDQYRVPVPAHEISNTVKSAMVAIEDHRFYDHEGVDPVALGRAAISNAVAGRISQGGSTLTQQYVKNHLTHISAKTPVERTRAQEQSMARKIRELRIALQLEQTLSKDEILTRYLNTVPFGQNSFGIQAAARAYFDTTQDKLTVAQAALLAGIVNEPSALNPYRHPERALERRNVVIDEMVRQGRLPADVGEAEKKTNLDLSPTPARPPNGCVGVGDPGYFCDYALKYLENSGFQRDDLRRGGYTIKTTLDRNALAKAKASVDKEVPPQTPNVANAMAIIKPGKDKHRVVALTANRTYGLNRKAHQTTLGLPYAPQNHGAGSIYKIFTAAALLEQGGTLNESVPVPGTYVSNVFLGGGASCPQGAMGLRKYCVQNAENSNYPPRMSLQDALAKSPNTTFVHLLERVGVKAAVDMAQRLGLRTLGTMTATEDRKKRPIGRFFAEQNFGSFTLGPTPTSTLELANVGATLASEGMWCPPSPVEAVLDRKDQPVPVQEQKCEQAVQPGLANAMTVALSKDTLGGTATTAAKLVKWDRPMAGKTGTTQEHKSAGFLGFTPQLSAAVFTFDDTSAPQTLCDGGPDQPPRPCAQGRYIYGGKYSARTWFRAMNGDNGQGGIMNDLPVAGLPEVEGRYLHSDQPRPPAVEAAGERPKPTRTRNAAPPPPTTSAGGRPVTTTPSRPPTSTRPTTPPPTRTKPTRTG